From the Burkholderia ubonensis subsp. mesacidophila genome, the window GGAAGACAGGTGCTTCTTGGCCTTCCACAGCGATTGGTCGAGGCCGCCGAGCGGGGAGCCGCGATAACCGGAGATGAAGCCGGCGGTGTTGAGGCCGGCGGCGCGGTCGCGTTCCTGCTGGAGCATCGGCAGGCGCACCAGCGCCTGGATGCCGCTCATGTACGCGCGGCCGCGTTCGAGGGTGTATTTGTCGTCAAGCGTGACGGACTTCAGCGCGGCTTCTAGGGACGCGCGTTGGCCTGCGTCTAGCGGGGCATTCATTGATGAGTCTCCTCCAACCAGTCTGGGATCGCCAAAACTTCGATTGCGTCGGCGTCTTGTGGACGCGTCGGCAGTGGCCGGGATATTGGCCGGTTTTAAGCGATGGTAGCACTGGGAAAAACCCGCCGTTCGTCGTCGAAATTGCCGGGGCGGCCCTTGCCGGGGCGGCCCGTGCCGCGCCGGCCCGCCTGCAAGCAGGATTGACGCGTTACGGCATGTAAGAGCATGTAAGGCCGCTCACATCGTCGGACAATTGCCGTTAATCTGGGCGGCCTGTCGGAGGTGCCCGCCGGCGTCCATGGTTGTGACGAAAGCGGGGAGGCGCCGGCAGTTCAACAGGAGGTACCAATGAACACACGTCATATCCAGAGTTTCCTGATCGTGTCCGCCGCGTTTTTCGCGATGACCGGCCCGGTGCGCGCGCAAGGCGCGAGCGCACTGGCGGCAGCGGGCGCGCAGATGCGCCAGATCGCGCCCGCGCAGCACGCCGAGGTGCAGCCGTCGGGCGTGCGCCAGATCGCGCAGGGAGAGAATGCGCGTTGATCCGGTCGGGCGGCCGCGCCGGCCGCGACGATGAAAAAAGGGCGGGAATCCCGGGATTCCCGCCCTTTCTATTTGCGCCGTCGCACGCCCGCTGCCGCCGGGCGTGCCGCGCCTTGCACGTCAGGCCTTGTCCTGCACGACGCCGCGGCGGATCTGGTCGAGCTCGATCGATTCGAACAGCGCCTTGAAGTTGCCTTCACCGAAGCCCTGGTTGCCCTTGCGCTGGATGATCTCGAAGAAGATCGGCCCGATCTGGTTCTCGGTGAAGATCTGCAGCAGCAGGTCGTCGCGCGCGCCGTCGATCAGGATCTTGCGCTTCTTCAGTTCGTCCAGCGGCTCGCCGTGGTTCGGCACGCGGCGGTCGACGAGTTCGTAGTACGTGTCGATCGTGTCGAGCAGCTTCACTTCCTTGGCGCGTAGGCCGTCGACCGCGCGATAGATGTCCGACGCGCCGAGCGCGATGTGCTGGATGCCTTCGCCGTGATACGCGTCGAGGTATTCCTGGATCTGGCCGGCCGTTTCCGAGCCTTCCTCGTTGATCGGGATGCGGATCTTGCCGCACGGCGACGTCATCGCCTTCGACTTCACGCCGGTCACCTTGCCTTCGATGTCGAAGTAGCGCACTTCGCGGAAGTTGAACAGGCGCTCGTAGAACTCCGCCCATTCCTGCATGCGGCCGCGGTGCACGTTGTGCGTCAGGTGGTCGATGTAGGTGAGGCCGTGGCCGACCGGGTTCGGGTTCGCGCCGGGAATCGGCTCGAAGTCGACGTCATAGATGCTGATGTCGCCGATCGCGCCCGGCTGCGCGCCGTTCTTGCCGCGCCAGCGGTCGACGAAGTAGATCAGCGAATCACCGATGCCCTTGATCGCCGGGATGTTCAGCTCCATCGGGCCGGTCTTGTTGTCGAAGCCCCATGCGCCGAGTTCGAGCGCGTGCCGGTAGGCCTTCGCGGCGTCCTGCACGCGGAACGCGATCGCGCAGATCGACGGGCCGTGCAGGCGCGCGAAGCGCTGCGCGAACGAATC encodes:
- the hppD gene encoding 4-hydroxyphenylpyruvate dioxygenase translates to MQIPTWDNPVGTDGFEFIEYTAPDPKALGQLFERMGFTAIARHRHKDVTVYRQGDINFIINAEPDSFAQRFARLHGPSICAIAFRVQDAAKAYRHALELGAWGFDNKTGPMELNIPAIKGIGDSLIYFVDRWRGKNGAQPGAIGDISIYDVDFEPIPGANPNPVGHGLTYIDHLTHNVHRGRMQEWAEFYERLFNFREVRYFDIEGKVTGVKSKAMTSPCGKIRIPINEEGSETAGQIQEYLDAYHGEGIQHIALGASDIYRAVDGLRAKEVKLLDTIDTYYELVDRRVPNHGEPLDELKKRKILIDGARDDLLLQIFTENQIGPIFFEIIQRKGNQGFGEGNFKALFESIELDQIRRGVVQDKA